One Desulfovibrio aminophilus genomic region harbors:
- a CDS encoding type I restriction-modification enzyme R subunit C-terminal domain-containing protein, with protein MADSGGPLTPEQQARKKIDALLVAAGWLLQNKDGFNRNAGPGVAVREFALPNGPCDYLLFVGGKAAGVIEAKKAGTTLSAVAEQSDRYMAKLPEHLARWADTLLFDYESNGEEVFFKDMRDPKPRSRRVFAFHRPETLLEWAKAPESLRARLTTLPTLDTTGLRDCQVEAVQGLERSLARGDQRSLIQMATGAGKTFTACTFSYRLIKHAGARRILFLVDRNNLGDQTLREYQQYHPPGTANRFADTYNVQHLRGSRIDRDAKVVITTIQRLYSMLKGEELDPEAEEVSAFETWAGGEGEIPPVGYNPDIPIETFDIIVTDECHRSIYGLWRQVLEYFDAHIIGLTATPSKHTLGFFNRNLVAEYPYERSVVDGVNVGYEVFRIRTQITEDGGRVPSEYAVPVRDKRTRRIRYKELDEDLEYQAQDLDRSVTVPNQIRTVLQCFRDNLFTELFPERSGEWVPKTLIFAKDDNHAEEIVHIAREVFGEGNEFCKKITYRNTSEDPKALIKGFRVDPMPRIAVTVDMIATGTDIKPVEILLFMRDVKSAGYFEQMKGRGVRSINEADLRQVTPDAHTKTRFILVDAVGVTETIKTVSQPLERKRTLSFQALLEQIAAGRRDDDALSSLAGRLAALEAKLEPEDRERVAQATGGTDLHGLAAGLLAAIDPDEVEQAAIVATGQPMESLTEAQLAAAAEELKDAACAPFDDPKVRQLLLDLKAKTDIVIDAISTDEVTGAGYDLKRSEAHITSFKEFMEAHKDELTALQILYSQPYGKRRLTYDAVKELTHRLADPPQRLTTATVWQAYKRLQASKVRGAPADQLLTDIISLVRFALGHDKMLEPFSAKVEQRFNLWVGRQKKAGREFTEEQMDWLRLIRDHLAANVEIAPRDFMQFPCFSDRGGLIAARTLFGQDLDTLLADLNEALVA; from the coding sequence TTGGCGGATTCAGGGGGTCCACTCACGCCCGAGCAGCAGGCCCGGAAGAAGATAGACGCGCTGCTCGTCGCGGCCGGGTGGCTCCTCCAGAACAAGGACGGCTTCAACCGCAACGCCGGGCCTGGCGTGGCGGTGCGCGAATTCGCGTTGCCCAACGGCCCCTGCGACTACCTGCTCTTTGTCGGCGGCAAGGCCGCCGGAGTCATCGAGGCCAAGAAGGCCGGTACGACCTTGAGCGCCGTGGCCGAGCAGTCTGACCGCTACATGGCCAAGCTGCCTGAGCATCTCGCCCGCTGGGCCGACACGCTGCTCTTCGATTACGAGTCCAACGGCGAGGAAGTGTTTTTCAAGGACATGCGCGATCCCAAGCCGCGTTCGCGCCGGGTGTTCGCCTTCCACCGCCCCGAGACGCTGCTCGAATGGGCCAAGGCCCCCGAGTCCCTGCGCGCCCGCCTGACGACTCTGCCCACGCTCGACACCACCGGCCTGCGCGACTGCCAGGTCGAGGCCGTGCAGGGCCTGGAGCGCTCCCTGGCGCGCGGCGACCAGCGCAGCCTCATTCAGATGGCCACCGGCGCGGGCAAGACCTTCACCGCCTGCACCTTCAGCTATCGCCTCATCAAGCACGCCGGGGCCCGGCGCATCCTTTTCCTGGTGGACCGCAACAACCTGGGCGACCAGACCCTGCGCGAATACCAGCAGTACCATCCGCCCGGCACGGCCAACCGCTTCGCCGACACCTACAACGTGCAGCACCTGCGCGGCAGCCGCATCGACCGGGACGCCAAGGTGGTCATCACCACCATCCAGCGCCTTTATTCCATGCTCAAGGGCGAGGAACTGGACCCCGAGGCGGAAGAAGTCTCGGCCTTCGAGACCTGGGCCGGAGGAGAGGGCGAAATCCCGCCCGTCGGCTACAACCCGGACATCCCCATCGAGACCTTCGACATCATCGTCACCGACGAGTGCCACCGCTCCATCTACGGCCTGTGGCGGCAGGTGCTGGAGTACTTCGACGCCCACATCATCGGGCTCACGGCCACGCCCTCGAAGCACACCCTGGGCTTCTTCAATCGGAACCTTGTGGCGGAATACCCCTACGAACGCTCCGTGGTGGACGGGGTCAACGTGGGCTACGAGGTCTTCCGCATCCGCACGCAGATCACGGAAGATGGCGGCAGAGTCCCTTCCGAGTACGCCGTGCCCGTGCGGGACAAGCGCACCCGCCGTATCCGCTACAAGGAGCTGGACGAGGACCTGGAATATCAGGCCCAGGACCTGGACCGCTCCGTCACCGTGCCCAACCAGATCCGCACGGTCCTCCAATGCTTCAGGGACAACCTCTTCACCGAGCTGTTCCCGGAGCGCAGCGGGGAATGGGTGCCCAAGACCCTCATCTTCGCCAAGGACGACAACCACGCCGAGGAAATCGTGCACATCGCGCGCGAGGTGTTCGGCGAGGGCAACGAGTTCTGCAAGAAGATCACCTACCGCAACACCAGCGAAGACCCCAAGGCGCTCATCAAGGGCTTCCGCGTGGACCCCATGCCGCGCATCGCCGTCACCGTGGACATGATCGCCACGGGCACGGACATCAAGCCCGTCGAAATCCTGCTCTTCATGCGCGACGTGAAGTCCGCCGGATACTTCGAGCAGATGAAGGGTCGGGGAGTGCGCTCCATCAACGAGGCTGACTTGCGCCAGGTGACGCCCGACGCCCACACCAAGACCCGTTTCATCCTGGTGGACGCCGTGGGCGTCACCGAGACCATCAAGACCGTGTCCCAGCCTCTGGAGCGCAAACGAACCCTTTCCTTCCAGGCCCTTTTAGAGCAGATTGCCGCTGGCCGCCGGGACGACGACGCCCTTTCGAGCCTTGCCGGCCGGCTGGCCGCCCTGGAGGCCAAGCTGGAGCCCGAGGACCGCGAGCGGGTGGCCCAGGCCACCGGCGGGACGGACCTGCACGGCCTGGCCGCCGGTCTGCTTGCGGCCATTGACCCCGACGAGGTGGAACAGGCCGCCATTGTGGCGACGGGCCAGCCCATGGAATCGCTCACCGAGGCGCAGCTTGCCGCTGCGGCGGAAGAGCTCAAGGACGCGGCCTGCGCGCCCTTTGACGACCCCAAGGTGCGCCAGCTCCTGCTGGACCTGAAGGCCAAGACGGACATCGTCATCGATGCCATCTCCACGGACGAGGTGACCGGCGCGGGCTACGACCTCAAGCGGTCGGAAGCGCACATAACCAGCTTCAAGGAATTCATGGAAGCCCACAAGGACGAGTTGACCGCCCTGCAAATCCTCTACAGCCAGCCCTATGGTAAGCGGCGCCTCACCTACGACGCGGTGAAGGAGCTGACACACAGGCTGGCGGACCCGCCCCAGCGCCTGACCACGGCCACCGTGTGGCAGGCCTACAAGCGCCTGCAGGCGAGCAAGGTGCGCGGTGCGCCTGCCGACCAGCTGCTTACGGACATCATTTCGCTCGTGCGTTTCGCCCTGGGCCACGACAAGATGTTGGAGCCCTTCAGCGCCAAGGTGGAGCAGCGCTTCAACCTGTGGGTGGGCAGGCAGAAGAAAGCCGGGCGGGAGTTCACCGAGGAACAGATGGACTGGCTCCGGCTCATCCGCGACCACCTGGCGGCCAACGTGGAGATCGCTCCGCGCGATTTCATGCAGTTCCCGTGCTTCAGCGACCGGGGAGGCCTCATCGCCGCCCGTACGCTCTTTGGTCAGGACCTTGACACGCTGCTTGCGGACCTGAATGAGGCCCTGGTGGCGTAG
- a CDS encoding restriction endonuclease subunit S, which produces MSEKPIISIDQDSLPASWVKAQFSAVCSYIQRGKSPQYDDNTRFPILNQKCIRWDTLQYEHLKFIAESQWNSLDSLRFVQDGDILWNSTGTGTIGRACHYWGQHQFPRVVVDSHVTIVRASAHISSRYLYYYIRSPFVQQKIADLQTGSTNQVELGKQAICDSEVPLPPSAEQARIVSRVEELFSDLDKGEESLRRAQAQLKRYRQSVLKAAVTGELTRAWREQNADKLESGEALLKRILKARREAWEQAELEKLRAKGKRPKDNAWKARYVEPQGPDTEGLPELPQGWAWANVEQVSSMIQYGSSAKTGDDPTGIPVLRMGNIRQDGGLLLDDLKYLPRSHDEFPALLLEVGDLLFNRTNSAELVGKTGYYEGRPSPCSFASYLIRVRSVRGVNSKFLSYCLNSAFGRAWVKEVVNQTVGQANVNGTKLAAFTFPLPPELEQNRVVEQVEELAVLMGSLERDLDLAAKKLKALRQSILKAAFSGKLVPQEPKDEPASELLQRIAAERAAQGARPARNAAPRAPRKARAAAQPSAPAPAAPSVAVSGLAAARKVAGLSQAQLAAAIGINQAYVSQMETGKRAMTADQAAAIAKALGVEPSVLTQE; this is translated from the coding sequence ATGTCCGAGAAGCCAATTATTTCCATCGATCAGGACAGCCTTCCAGCGTCCTGGGTCAAGGCGCAGTTCTCTGCGGTATGTTCCTATATCCAGCGAGGGAAATCTCCTCAATATGACGACAACACTCGATTCCCGATCCTTAATCAGAAGTGCATTAGATGGGATACCCTACAATACGAGCATCTTAAATTTATCGCCGAGTCTCAGTGGAATTCACTGGATAGCCTCCGTTTTGTTCAAGATGGCGATATCCTCTGGAATTCAACGGGTACAGGTACTATCGGCAGAGCCTGCCATTATTGGGGACAGCACCAATTCCCCCGGGTTGTGGTCGATAGCCATGTCACGATTGTCCGAGCCTCAGCTCACATAAGCTCTCGATATCTCTATTACTACATCAGATCTCCGTTTGTGCAGCAAAAGATTGCTGACCTGCAAACAGGGTCGACGAATCAGGTCGAACTCGGAAAGCAGGCAATCTGCGATTCAGAAGTTCCCTTGCCGCCCTCCGCCGAGCAGGCCCGCATTGTCTCCCGCGTTGAGGAACTCTTTTCCGATCTGGACAAGGGCGAGGAGAGCCTGCGACGGGCCCAGGCGCAGCTCAAGCGCTACCGGCAATCCGTGCTTAAGGCTGCGGTGACGGGCGAGCTGACCCGCGCCTGGCGCGAGCAGAACGCGGACAAGCTGGAGAGCGGCGAGGCGCTGCTCAAGCGCATCCTTAAGGCCCGACGTGAGGCTTGGGAACAGGCTGAGTTGGAAAAGCTGCGCGCTAAGGGCAAGCGCCCCAAGGACAACGCCTGGAAGGCCCGCTACGTGGAGCCGCAGGGGCCGGACACCGAGGGACTGCCCGAGCTGCCACAGGGGTGGGCGTGGGCGAATGTTGAGCAGGTCAGTTCCATGATCCAGTATGGCTCATCGGCCAAGACCGGCGACGATCCTACTGGAATTCCAGTACTTCGCATGGGCAACATCCGCCAAGACGGTGGACTCCTGCTTGATGATCTCAAATATTTGCCGAGGTCTCATGACGAATTCCCTGCTCTGCTGCTGGAAGTTGGAGACCTGCTCTTTAACCGGACCAATAGCGCAGAACTCGTTGGCAAGACAGGATACTATGAAGGAAGGCCGTCGCCCTGTTCTTTCGCGTCATACTTGATACGGGTGCGCTCCGTGAGGGGCGTCAACTCCAAGTTCCTGTCGTACTGCCTCAACAGCGCCTTCGGACGGGCCTGGGTCAAAGAAGTCGTCAACCAGACCGTCGGACAGGCTAACGTCAATGGAACAAAACTCGCGGCCTTTACCTTCCCGCTTCCCCCGGAGCTGGAACAGAATAGAGTTGTCGAGCAGGTTGAAGAGCTGGCCGTCCTCATGGGAAGCCTTGAAAGAGACTTAGATCTGGCGGCTAAAAAATTGAAAGCCCTCCGCCAATCCATCCTCAAGGCCGCCTTCTCTGGCAAGTTGGTGCCCCAGGAGCCGAAAGACGAGCCCGCATCCGAGCTGTTGCAGCGCATCGCCGCCGAGCGCGCTGCGCAGGGTGCGCGTCCGGCCAGGAACGCCGCGCCCCGTGCACCCCGCAAAGCGCGCGCAGCCGCCCAGCCGTCCGCTCCAGCCCCTGCCGCGCCGTCTGTCGCAGTGTCGGGCCTTGCCGCCGCACGCAAGGTCGCCGGGCTTTCCCAGGCCCAGCTCGCCGCTGCCATAGGCATCAATCAGGCCTATGTGTCCCAGATGGAGACCGGCAAGCGCGCCATGACCGCGGACCAGGCCGCAGCCATCGCCAAAGCCCTTGGCGTCGAACCATCCGTCCTCACCCAAGAGTAA
- a CDS encoding class I SAM-dependent DNA methyltransferase: MSNDHSALVAKVWNYAHVLRDQGISYGDYVEQITYLLFLKMDQERKDLLNEGSAVPEEWRWEKLAGKDGDELEAHYRRTLTALGKEKGIIGTIFRKAQNKLADPAKLKRVVSLINDETWLGIDVDIKGSIYEGLLERNAGEVKSGAGQYFTPRPLIQAMVEVMQPKIGQTICDPACGTGGFLLAAYEHMKGQSRDRDKQRLLREGTFTGVDIVDEVVRLCAMNLYLHGIGNGESPVHQGDALAAKPSTSFDMVLTNPPFGKKSSYKVVGEDGSIATEREIYEREDFKYTTSNKQLNFLQHIMSILKQDGKAAVVLPDNVLFEAGNAGEGLRRRLLDACDFHTLLRLPTGIFYKPGVKANVLFFDRKPAAADPWTKELWIYDLRTNKHFTLVQNPISRADLDDFVTSYCPGNRSQRQETERFKRFSYDELVTRDKLNMDIFWLKDESLDDLDNLPAPDVIAAEIVENLAAALEQFRAVAGELGAVDSGERS; this comes from the coding sequence ATGAGCAATGACCATTCCGCACTTGTCGCCAAGGTCTGGAACTACGCCCACGTCCTGCGGGACCAGGGCATCTCCTACGGCGACTATGTGGAGCAGATCACCTACCTGCTCTTTCTCAAGATGGACCAGGAGCGGAAGGATCTGCTCAATGAAGGGTCCGCCGTCCCAGAGGAATGGCGCTGGGAGAAGCTCGCCGGCAAGGACGGCGACGAGCTGGAGGCCCACTACCGGCGGACCTTGACGGCCCTGGGCAAAGAAAAGGGCATCATCGGCACCATCTTCCGCAAGGCGCAGAACAAACTCGCCGACCCTGCCAAGCTCAAACGCGTGGTGTCCCTCATCAACGACGAGACCTGGCTCGGCATCGACGTGGACATCAAGGGCTCCATCTACGAGGGCCTGCTGGAGCGCAACGCGGGCGAGGTGAAGTCCGGGGCAGGGCAGTACTTCACGCCGCGGCCGCTCATCCAGGCCATGGTGGAGGTCATGCAGCCGAAAATCGGCCAGACCATCTGCGACCCCGCCTGCGGCACCGGCGGCTTTCTCCTGGCGGCATACGAGCACATGAAGGGGCAATCCCGAGACCGGGACAAGCAGCGCCTTTTGCGCGAGGGTACCTTTACCGGCGTGGACATCGTGGACGAGGTGGTGCGGCTGTGCGCCATGAATCTGTACCTACATGGCATCGGCAACGGCGAGAGTCCGGTTCACCAGGGAGATGCCTTGGCCGCGAAGCCTTCGACATCCTTTGACATGGTGCTGACCAACCCGCCTTTCGGCAAGAAGTCCAGCTACAAGGTGGTGGGCGAGGACGGAAGCATCGCCACGGAGCGGGAAATCTACGAGCGCGAGGACTTCAAGTACACTACCTCGAACAAGCAGCTCAACTTCCTCCAGCACATCATGAGCATCCTCAAGCAGGACGGAAAGGCGGCGGTGGTCCTGCCCGACAACGTGCTCTTCGAGGCCGGAAACGCGGGCGAAGGGCTGCGGCGGCGCCTCCTGGACGCCTGCGATTTTCACACCCTGCTGCGCCTGCCCACGGGCATTTTCTACAAGCCCGGCGTCAAGGCCAACGTGCTGTTCTTCGACCGCAAGCCTGCGGCGGCCGATCCCTGGACCAAGGAGCTCTGGATTTACGACCTGCGCACCAACAAGCACTTCACCCTGGTCCAGAATCCCATCTCGCGGGCTGACCTGGACGACTTTGTCACGAGCTATTGTCCGGGGAACCGGAGCCAGCGCCAGGAAACGGAGCGCTTCAAGCGTTTCAGCTACGACGAGTTGGTGACCCGCGACAAGCTCAACATGGACATCTTCTGGCTCAAGGACGAGAGCCTGGACGACCTGGACAACCTGCCCGCGCCGGATGTCATCGCGGCGGAGATTGTCGAGAACCTCGCGGCGGCGTTGGAGCAGTTCCGGGCCGTGGCGGGAGAACTCGGCGCTGTTGACTCTGGGGAACGGTCCTGA
- a CDS encoding metallophosphoesterase: MMILVVGDVHGEFHALSDLLLRENPDLVFQVGDFGVWPTALDSLKKLWPITAPPLYFAEGNHEHYPTLRRQWEAFGRRREAIPIAGQIYWMPRGATLTLPDGRVVCFLGGGKSVDHPLREKGRDWFEEELLDSEILDQLPAHADIVISHTAPRCLGIAAALNQGRTLEDWLSVGWDVTPDPSEEILDKILDRLKPSLWYFGHFHRPLSYRSRNCKFVCLAPVGELGSWGWLPQTPEEARREIRTMRRRNEKESDARNRCVQAHRDELRRIVQRKEDPWPWLEQMHVDDLEALTDVLEKDSSELQLVRQMLDRRKRGKAMELIKHHVDYLPPGSADVWDERILPPGPFLRRKLIVYYTQGSWLWAKAMKGGPAILLASYHTWKPGYKHRMGGPIHSEDVALEICARIDGMGYAERCALIAAQQAELLEAERRLQEMQNRPFPKPRPEDLDF; this comes from the coding sequence ATGATGATTCTTGTCGTTGGCGACGTCCACGGGGAATTTCACGCTCTTTCCGATCTGCTGCTGCGCGAGAATCCGGATCTTGTTTTTCAAGTCGGAGATTTCGGAGTTTGGCCGACCGCTCTGGACAGTCTCAAGAAGCTTTGGCCGATCACCGCGCCGCCGCTCTATTTCGCCGAAGGCAACCACGAGCATTATCCGACTTTACGCAGGCAATGGGAGGCCTTCGGTCGTCGTCGAGAAGCAATCCCGATCGCGGGTCAAATCTATTGGATGCCCCGCGGCGCGACTCTGACGCTGCCCGATGGTCGAGTCGTCTGCTTCCTGGGCGGCGGCAAGTCCGTGGATCACCCCCTGCGCGAAAAAGGCAGGGACTGGTTCGAGGAAGAGCTCCTGGACTCCGAAATTTTGGACCAGTTGCCCGCGCACGCGGACATCGTGATCTCGCATACCGCCCCGCGTTGTTTGGGCATCGCGGCCGCACTCAACCAGGGCCGCACCCTCGAGGATTGGCTGAGCGTCGGCTGGGACGTGACTCCGGACCCCTCGGAGGAGATTTTGGATAAAATTCTGGACAGGCTGAAGCCGAGCTTGTGGTACTTCGGCCATTTCCACCGGCCGCTCAGCTATCGCAGCAGGAATTGCAAGTTCGTCTGTCTTGCTCCAGTCGGCGAGTTGGGCTCATGGGGTTGGCTGCCGCAAACCCCTGAAGAAGCCCGGCGTGAAATCAGGACCATGCGGCGGCGGAACGAGAAAGAGTCCGACGCACGGAATCGATGCGTCCAGGCGCATCGCGATGAGTTGCGCCGAATCGTCCAGCGCAAGGAGGATCCCTGGCCCTGGCTGGAGCAGATGCACGTGGATGACCTTGAGGCCCTGACTGACGTGCTGGAGAAGGACTCCTCCGAGCTGCAGCTGGTACGGCAAATGCTGGACAGGAGAAAGAGGGGCAAGGCGATGGAACTCATAAAGCACCATGTAGACTATCTGCCTCCCGGCAGCGCCGATGTGTGGGATGAGCGGATTCTCCCGCCCGGTCCATTCCTCCGCCGCAAGCTGATCGTCTACTACACCCAGGGTTCGTGGCTTTGGGCCAAGGCGATGAAAGGCGGACCGGCCATTCTGCTGGCTTCGTACCACACCTGGAAACCCGGATATAAGCATCGCATGGGCGGCCCGATCCACAGCGAAGACGTGGCCTTGGAAATCTGCGCCCGGATCGACGGCATGGGCTACGCCGAGCGCTGTGCGCTCATCGCGGCTCAACAGGCGGAACTGCTTGAGGCCGAACGACGGCTTCAGGAGATGCAGAACCGTCCTTTTCCCAAACCTCGCCCCGAGGATCTGGATTTTTAG
- a CDS encoding metallophosphoesterase: MILFCGDPHGEFQRLLAHAETTRPDAIILLGDQTPERPLAAIMGTWAERTWYILGNHDSDQEKFLTRNLDSMPDRNLHARVRPVAGVGVAGLGGVFRSQVWYPPNPPKWTDRAEFVRFTKPAHRFRRGPALRHWTSIFPEDVQALARLHADVLVTHEAPTTHSHGFEVLDGLARDMGVRLVVHGHHESAGESLLSGKIRVIGLGPGELFEWNQSS, from the coding sequence ATGATTCTATTCTGCGGAGACCCACACGGCGAGTTCCAACGGCTCTTGGCTCATGCTGAAACGACGCGGCCGGACGCCATCATCCTGCTCGGCGACCAGACCCCGGAGCGGCCGCTGGCCGCGATCATGGGCACGTGGGCCGAACGGACCTGGTACATCCTGGGCAACCACGACTCGGACCAGGAGAAGTTTCTGACCCGAAACCTGGACAGCATGCCGGATAGGAACCTCCATGCCCGCGTCCGACCCGTGGCCGGGGTGGGCGTCGCCGGCCTGGGCGGGGTGTTCCGCAGTCAGGTCTGGTATCCACCAAATCCACCCAAATGGACCGACCGGGCGGAGTTCGTCCGCTTCACCAAGCCCGCGCACAGGTTCCGCCGGGGACCTGCCCTGCGGCATTGGACGTCGATTTTTCCCGAGGACGTGCAGGCGTTGGCGCGACTGCATGCCGACGTCCTGGTGACCCATGAGGCGCCGACCACACACTCGCATGGTTTTGAGGTGCTGGACGGGTTGGCGCGGGACATGGGAGTTCGGCTTGTGGTGCACGGTCACCATGAATCAGCCGGTGAATCGTTGCTGTCGGGGAAGATTCGCGTGATCGGTCTGGGCCCAGGCGAGCTTTTTGAATGGAACCAATCAAGCTAG